From a region of the Candidatus Eisenbacteria bacterium genome:
- a CDS encoding proteasome accessory factor PafA2 family protein: MSFPLMGVETEYAISGFDAAGSAVGSGALAEAMLRTAFRNLRGIPAHHGRGLFIENGGMFYIDAGAHPEFCTPECDDPLDVVRYIRAGERIVRGLAEELRGEGASARRVFLTKGNIDYSGSKNTWGCHESYGYQCRPGLMAEQIAPHLVSRIVFTGAGGFDPHSAGIVFSLSPRVYYLERGSSEVARGRAIVHRKNEPLSAGFNRLHLVCGESLSSDLASWLKIGTTALVVALIDRGLSPAARAAPLTPYRAMKAFAKDPTCRVSVPTRSGRETAISLQRRFLEAAEAHLGDGTLPPWAGKLCAAWRRVLDDLEADPARLSASLDWAIKRSLYEHRAREAGIDLDSISVWNTVLPRLMHTVRSSPFRGRRVLVEEVLAPTAPEPVRDFVEKSAPLLRRHGTRWEDLRPLVDLRRELFEIETRFPELSDEGIFAALDRAGVLRHRVPDLGDVDRALHEPPERGRARIRGREVRRLAGEPRNGYLCDWDRIGDIRRRQVLDLSDPYAESAEWKPIGEAPPERIRLFPF, encoded by the coding sequence CCGCAATCTTCGAGGGATACCCGCCCATCACGGGCGCGGGCTCTTCATCGAGAACGGCGGGATGTTCTACATCGACGCCGGGGCGCATCCGGAGTTCTGTACCCCCGAATGCGACGACCCGCTCGACGTGGTCCGCTACATCCGCGCGGGCGAGCGGATCGTGCGCGGGCTCGCCGAGGAACTCCGCGGGGAAGGAGCGTCGGCGCGCCGCGTCTTCCTCACGAAGGGGAACATCGACTATTCGGGAAGCAAGAACACGTGGGGATGCCACGAGTCGTACGGCTATCAGTGCCGCCCGGGCCTCATGGCGGAACAGATCGCGCCGCACCTCGTGAGCCGGATCGTCTTCACGGGCGCGGGGGGGTTCGATCCGCATTCGGCGGGGATCGTCTTCTCCCTCTCCCCCCGCGTCTATTATCTCGAGCGCGGATCCTCCGAGGTGGCGAGAGGCCGCGCGATCGTTCATCGCAAGAACGAGCCTCTCTCCGCAGGGTTCAACCGTCTGCACCTCGTCTGTGGGGAGAGCCTCTCCTCCGACCTCGCCTCGTGGCTTAAGATCGGAACGACCGCGCTCGTCGTCGCGTTGATCGACCGCGGCCTCTCCCCCGCGGCGCGCGCCGCGCCGCTCACTCCTTACCGCGCGATGAAGGCGTTCGCCAAGGACCCGACGTGCCGCGTCTCCGTGCCGACGCGATCCGGAAGAGAGACGGCGATCTCTCTCCAGCGCCGCTTTCTCGAAGCGGCGGAGGCGCATCTCGGCGATGGAACACTCCCTCCGTGGGCGGGGAAGCTGTGCGCCGCGTGGCGCCGCGTGCTCGACGACCTCGAGGCGGATCCCGCGCGGCTCTCCGCGTCCCTCGATTGGGCGATCAAGAGAAGCCTCTACGAGCACCGCGCGCGCGAAGCGGGGATCGATCTCGATTCGATCTCCGTTTGGAACACCGTTCTCCCGAGGCTCATGCACACGGTCCGTTCTTCCCCCTTCCGCGGAAGACGCGTGTTGGTCGAGGAGGTTCTTGCACCGACCGCTCCCGAGCCGGTTCGGGACTTCGTCGAGAAGTCGGCCCCTCTCCTCCGCCGACACGGGACGCGATGGGAAGACCTCCGCCCGCTCGTCGATCTCCGAAGGGAGCTCTTCGAGATCGAGACGCGGTTCCCGGAGCTCTCCGACGAGGGGATCTTCGCGGCGCTCGACCGGGCGGGAGTTCTCCGGCACCGGGTTCCGGATCTCGGCGACGTGGACCGCGCCCTCCACGAGCCGCCGGAGAGAGGGAGGGCGCGGATCCGCGGGCGGGAAGTGAGGCGCCTCGCGGGCGAGCCGCGGAACGGCTACCTGTGCGATTGGGACCGGATCGGCGACATCCGGAGAAGACAGGTGCTCGACCTCTCGGATCCGTACGCCGAGAGCGCGGAGTGGAAGCCGATCGGCGAGGCTCCGCCGGAGCGGATCCGGCTCTTTCCGTTTTGA